A window from Triticum aestivum cultivar Chinese Spring chromosome 6D, IWGSC CS RefSeq v2.1, whole genome shotgun sequence encodes these proteins:
- the LOC123142045 gene encoding protein FAR1-RELATED SEQUENCE 7 gives MAQPDEGNEALDRETTSLPTATPIRQFPTISITGQPSMSSTPAASASESSLPTATPTMQLPRTETNGQPRMSNTPVNNQDIQDADNVPRVGKCFQSEEEAYQFYNSYAQTKGFSIRKCRLKFKADGTLSSRYFVCSKAGVKNANPTHVAKKEQAISRTNCMARVQFSINQEGIWTAQKVTLDHNHQLVSPDKRHMLRSQRQLLHADRHMIKQMRTSGIRQAEIYDFCELWYGKDAIPFLQMDCNNYLRSERSKYMETKDAQTLMEYLKNKQAEDPSFFYAMQLDDDDGTIMNIFWTDGQAIMDYSVFGDALSFDTTFSTMMPFRAPERIKGSKQKKIKRCARGSKERQKKKEKVQTIRQRSPCLCRP, from the exons ATGGCGCAGCCCGACGAGGGCAACGAGGCACTGGATCGGGAGACCACCTCTCTGCCCACGGCTACTCCAATCAGG CAATTTCCAACGATTTCGATAACTGGCCAGCCCTCGATGAGCAGCACACCggcggcctctgcatcagaatccTCTCTGCCCACAGCTACTCCAACCATG CAATTGCCAAGAACTGAGACTAATGGCCAGCCGAGAATGAGCAACACACCAGTGAATAATCAAGACATACAAGATGCAGATAATGTTCCAAGAGTTGGGAAGTGCTTTCAGTCTGAAGAAGAGGCGTACCAATTTTACAATTCTTATGCTCAAACCAAGGGATTTAGCATTAGGAAGTGCCGCTTGAAGTTTAAGGCAGATGGGACTTTAAGTTCCAGATATTTTGTTTGTAGCAAGGCAGGTGTGAAAAATGCTAATCCAACACATGTGGCCAAGAAAGAACAAGCTATTTCGAGGACTAATTGTATGGCTCGAGTTCAATTCAGCATCAATCAAGAGGGAATTTGGACTGCTCAGAAAGTTACGCTCGACCACAATCACCAGCTTGTAAGTCCAGATAAGAGGCACATGCTTAGATCGCAGCGTCAACTCTTACATGCCGATCGCCACATGATTAAGCAAATGAGGACATCGGGAATTAGACAAGCCGAAATTTATGATTTTTGCGAGCTTTGGTATGGTAAAGATGCTATACCCTTCTTGCAAATGGATTGCAACAATTATTTGCGAAGTGAGCGCTCAAAGTATATGGAAACCAAAGATGCACAAACATTAATGGAGTATCTAAAGAACAAGCAAGCTGAGGACCCTTCGTTTTTCTATGCCATGCAgttagatgatgatgatggtacAATAATGAACATCTTTTGGACTGATGGACAAGCTATCATGGACTATTCTGTCTTTGGAGATGCCCTTTCCTTTGACACCACATTTTCAACAATGATGCCATTTAGAGCTCCTGAACGAATAAAAGGTTCAAAGCAAAAAAAGATCAAAAGATGTGCTAGAGGGAgcaaagaaaggcaaaaaaaaaag GAAAAGGTACAAACTATCCGGCAAAGGAGTCCGTGTTTGTGCCGTCCGTAG
- the LOC123142046 gene encoding uncharacterized protein — translation MATATTSPPSGPVLSIPSYRSASPTRVKLAGGNANGATRSRSKSVSVSSPSSTRSRRSCMCSSTNHPGSFRCSLHKERKQEAAPAGSSKPASPPSIRRACSLGSKRMDSTQCARRALAPSPAAQQSQQRRRAGGFRPRPSRLSTVSVAGERPSDNYQ, via the coding sequence atggcgACAGCAACCACAAGTCCACCCAGCGGCCCGGTGCTCTCCATACCCAGCTACCGCTCCGCCTCGCCCACCCGCGTCAAGCTCGCCGGCGGCAACGCCAACGGCGCCACCCGCTCGCGGAGCAAGTCCGTCAGCGTCTCCTCCCCGTCGTCCACTAGGAGCCGGCGGTCCTGCATGTGCTCCTCGACGAACCACCCGGGCTCGTTCCGTTGCAGCCTCCACAAGGAGCGCAAGCAGGAGGCGGCCCCCGCCGGGAGCAGCAAACCGGCTTCTCCTCCATCCATCCGCCGCGCCTGCAGTCTAGGCTCGAAGCGCATGGACAGCACTCAGTGTGCCCGCCGGGCCCTCGCGCCGTCCCCCGCCGCGCAGCAGTCGCAGCAGCGGAGGCGCGCGGGCGGGTTCCGCCCCAGGCCCAGCCGTCTCTCCACCGTTTCCGTGGCCGGCGAGCGTCCCAGCGACAACTACCAGTAA